The sequence GGCCAGTGTGAAATTCCCTTTAAATAATCAGAAGTCATCGAATGTCTGATGAGcagaaaagaagagagagaaaaaaaataaagcagaAAAGGATATAACTATTAGATAAGTGGAACTGAGTGGGATTGGGATTACCGATAGATCCATCCTAATTGTCTTCgtaattttttgaacatttttttatttagcttATCAGAAAATCCTGTCTAGTgtctttgaccaaaaaaatccAGTCTAGTGGTACGTAGAAAATCTTAACACTATGTGACTATGTCACTATCCAAATTTAATCTGAACATCTTATTGACCATCAATGTTAAATGACTTGGCAAATCTAACATCTTATTGACCATCAATGTTAAATGTTATGGTAAATCTAGCTACTATTGAATAGTCTCTCTGCTTCCTGAAAATATCATTTTGATAAATTtcacatagattaaaaaattgcaaaatatatttatgtatttttatttaatgtataatttataaaataaaataattaacttaGAAATTATTGGttatttaagcaaaaaaaatatcaatactattaaattaggatcATGACCCATTGATATATGTTGTGTccaactaaatatttaattgacattagacctatatatatatatataaatataactgCATAACTGtaaatactttttattaatcctCCACTTTAATCCCAAAAATCTCGGGACCCATTTCATTCAAATTCATAGATTAGTAGACGGTTATATATTGATAAtattgaaagtttgaaacttcCACTTCTATTGAATTCATAATAAAAGCAAACAAAACTGAATgaccattaaaataaataaatactgaCACATTGCAAAGAATATAAAGCGGATGAGATTTCTTGAAGAAATTGTTACGTTGTTTAGAGAAGGTGATTTATCGGTTACTTTTCATGACCTATTAACAGAATAAATAATCAATGTTTTGAAAACTATAAACAACAAGAAAAACGTGtttggtcaaaaaaaaaaaaaacaagaaaacgtAAAAATTCATCAGTTATGAAAGTATGGCGGCCATTGAAATGCTGCAGAGAATTCTAAAATATACTTGGGAAAATggaaaaaatttacaaaattaccactaaaaagaaaaaaaaaagaaacaatacaCACTACAAGATTATATCTATCGAATACAAGAGTGTAAAATGGGCCAAGCTTCCAACAGGctacaataatatatattaataaatctaTTTCCTAATTTAATACTATATAGCTACATTTATCTGAAACTTAAGAAGTATATTGtaataaatgttaaatatttctaaatatatataatattaaaacataaatatatacacaAACCGATGGAAATATatttcttaagttttttttactataaaGTGAAGCtttaaaatttaactaatattaatattaattagcgGTAGAAGCGGGTTATTAACGACATTTAATTTTTATGACGGGTTTAAGTAAACttttaatagaaataaatagtcatataaacttatttattttaatgtattttaaataggttattcgattaaaaatatttattagctATGATTTTACTTAAAGTTTGCAAAAACCATATTAAcctatttacatatatatatatacagaaaatataaaaaatttagcaAAGACCATATTAATCTATTTTAACGTGATTTTACTTAGAGTTTGTAAAgataatattaacatattttcatAACTATGGATATGCCACAAGTGTATAAATATACAACGtgacatattaaatataattaccaaataatatattaaattaaattaatatttaacacaaatatgattacaaaaatataaatataaaattaaagttttcaaaaaaaaaaaaattaaaatatattcgCTTTTTTCAAGGACGGGTGAGAATCTAGTTAAGATGTAAACTCATATCGAAAATGTTGaatgtaattcttttttttcgtGAGTGATGGAatgtaaattttttgaaaaaaaaagacaataattATATCTTTTTTATGTAACGGAAGGAAAGGAGTATGATAAAACATAAAATCAATATATGCACAATTGATATAAGAATCTCAATACTAAAAGAGTTTACAACCCGAGTCAACTCAAACCCACAAAGGAGCAACTAATCGATTCTAAAAGggagatttttctttttttttatcaatgctAAGGTTTACGACACGCTGGTCACGTACGTAGACTTTAAAAGAAGACGGGTTGAACTAACCTAACGCGTAAAGAGAGTTCTAACACCTAGGCTGCATTATAGGCTCTACAAAGGCTATAACGTGTCTCCTTTATACTTTTTATTGATCACACACGTAAAAGTCAGTTCCCATGGCCTTTTCAGAGATCCGGTTGATTAAattatgcattgttttttttttccttatattgcaatgctttatatatcaaaattcacttcccaatatatttttttgtaaagtttCCCAATATCTTTTGTTAGTTCAACAGTATGCGAAATGCGGATTTAGAATCGGATTATGATATAGCGATATAACACTAACACAACCATCATCTAaacttcatgttttttttttttttttttgataatccaggTATCCGGATATCTCACTTAGTCCGACTATCCCACCGCGTCCAACCAGAACTGGCGAGGAAGTTCCTGGAGACCAAACGGAAACCATGTTAAATCCGCTATGACCAGGGCTCGAACTCGTGATGGCAGGCACCTCAGCCGAGGTTCCTTTACCACCAGACTACGAGGCCCGGTTCGTCATGTTTTGTTTATCCTTTATATACAAATAGAAACACATTTAAGAACATAccatttattttctataatttagtctaagcaaaaaaaaacatatctaaaAACCATTTAATCTGtactaaattataaatataaccGATAACCTATATGTTGTTAACTTCAATTTTACTTACAGAAGTGAAATATCAACGGTAAGTATATGTTTTTGGAAGGATTAACAATGGTAAACATAGAGATACAAACTACTAATTTCTACTACTTTCATTAAACAATtaactaaatttatttaaacatCATATGACTAAGCATTATGtatttattagtatatatacactagtatatttcattttaaacacaTGTACAAGGTACATGGTAGGGTAGGTTACAGGTTACTACTTACTAGATTCAACTAGGTGGTGTTATTTCATTAATTACGTTTGTGCTGGAAGTGGATGATTGAACAAAATGGATTAGGTGTGTGTAGTTTTGTCCGGCCTGTGATCTTTACTCCACTCGTATCCCCATCCAATAAAGTCTATCTCTCACTGTGACATCCGAAATGACGAAAGCTATTGCAAGAATATACTAATCGAAGcccaaagagagaaaaaaatcaatagcAAAAGGGCTTGGTAAGAAGGTTAGAACTGTGGTAATTGAAATTGTTTTATCAACCAATTAGTCGccgaaagagagagaaaaaaataaatagcgAAAGGGCTTGGTAAGAAGGTTAGAACTGTGGTAACTGAAATTGTTTTATCAACCAATTAGTTGGCATGCAATATACTCCATGTGTTTTATAATAAGTATTATTTtaactttcttttcttattacaaaaaaatatgttttattatttcaatgcaaattatatttatctgaaaattaattgaaaactataatgattttataaataattttatttatctcaaatactattagtcaaaaaagtataattaataacaatttacatatatttctaccacttttttaatatgtgtaaaaaatatcaaattgacATTTATTTAGAAATGGAGAGAGTACTATAAGTCTATAACGAAGTTGGTTTACCTTCTTTATCTCGTGACGTTGATGTgcagttatttatttatttttgtcaaagGGTGTGCCGTTATTTAGTCTGCAGAAGCCCATCTAATTTCTTATATTGGTATTTTCATGAGTTCTTAATCATGTACTCAGTAGTCTTGTTTGGTGTTTCTTTAATTTACaattgattacaaaattatatttgtagCTGATCCCAAATGCGGTTGTTAGCACTGATATGTATGTAACAAATCCTAGATACTTAGATTTTAGATATCCGTCTAAAATTTCAGGTATTCATCAGTCTCGatactaagagcatctccaaaaaatctctctatattttagagttttcaaaactctatatttgaaatttcaaaatGTCTTTCTccaaaaataaaacttgaaatttaactttaaaattatttgtagtttacactatggtccttatatttgttatataaatccataaattttttataaataactagcacatatataaaaatattacaatacttttaattaataaaatcttacactaaaatataaaattataaatagaaataaataattaaatattaaaatacaagcaaaataccaaattatttcataaaattatttccgtAATACTccatcttcggttacacaaaatttgtttggacaatattttagaagttccggagaaaatttactagactactagtgttgttgtaatatttaaatttggtaataattatgtcttcatgtattttctttaaaaaatatttttattaagtttcttttgtaatattcttgttgtctaattctagttttaaaatattataaatcttattttaaattttttgtttaattttatgtgtaaaatttgaatttataaaaataaatttgaaatatttatgatatacaaaaattttaaggattaaaatgataaatgaaaaaatacataagaatcataaatgtgatgtataattaattataaggaccaaaatgcaaataaaaagatgaaacttcaaatttagagttttgagtagtgaaacttcaaatatgaagttttactccttaaaactctaaatttgaagtttttaaattctttttttggagaacaaaaaaaaatctatattagaagtttttaaattcttttttggagagcaaaaaaaatctatatttgaagttatagagctTCTTTTGGAGATTCTGAAGTTTAATTGGTTTTTCTAATTAATTAGTTTtgtcaaaagttttttttaatatagtacttttaatattttttacaatacattgataaatatttaatgaTCCATTTATAGCtcatatttcattatttatcacatatatatgtcgTCGTGCgatatataatatgtttctAATTAAAGCCAAAATTCGGATACTATTACTCATGATTAATCACTCATCAACCACCATGATTTTACTATTATTTCTATCACCGCTTTGAAAAAGAGGTAAAAACTCAATAGACATATAATCTACTTTTTATAATAATGTCCATATACACCCAATAAAAAGCTTCGCAAACAAAATGATTATCGAGTAGGGCGAAAAGAATGTATATAAAATGATACCATTTAGGAAGAAAATATTtcgtccaaaaaaaaaaaaaaaaggaagaaaatacATGAAGTACAAAGTTGCCAGTTGTACGATCTCTGTGAATAGGCGCGACACCTTCCTCATTACAAAGTTACGAACACTATATAGTTTACACTTTACACATATAGAAATCGCATTATGACACTATAAGatctaataaataattttgaacaaaaaatgaCAATTcatcaagaaaacagtaatGCAAGATTTTAGTGATTAACTGGTAACAAATTTGTAATTCTAAATACTATTAATCAAtcatctgaaaaaaaaaatcttatttgttTATACTATTAAAGCTAACTTTAAAAGCAATGAAGAATTGGTCTATTAATTCAAACTTTTGAATTATATAGTAGGAATGTAAAAAATCATAGGTTCACATTTTATAATTGGGGAGATGTGCTTTccaataaaatatcataatctATACTTCGTCTGAGAAAAATATATGTGCCTAAAGATTTAAAACctcttattaaataaaaaattaatttcaaaatatgtttGTTTCATTCCATTTAGGTACAATTTTCCAAAACCGTTAACAAATTCAAACTAAAAGAAGGGAATAATATATAGCTGATGGGTTAACCGTCTATAGATATGATATGGACTAGAACTTTGATGAAAATTTTAAGAATTTGTAGGTTAGCCCGACTATTGCATATGCAACAAACAggctataattttttttctgctatgatagattttatttttggaaacaGTTGAATTTCTTCTTGGAAGCATGGTTGAATATGTTCATCGATCGTAGATGATTATTGTTAAATGTAAAAGCATAAGAAAAATGACGTAATAGACACAAAAATATAAGTACTCTTgttttgtatattaaactcatatTAATTAGTGAGACATTGAGTTATCATAAGACAATCAAAAGATTACCTACATCAATCTTTGAGATTTCAATGAGGTAAAGAGTCGAAAGTGTATTTCAACACAAATATCTCATAGGTGgaacaaaaaaaaggagaaactccattaattaaataaataaactcatatttaaacattttaagcacatatatatacacacatatgaGAGATAGTCACATCACAACTAAAAATTTAACAATCTCTCTCCTATAAGTTTTAATGGCGATTTAAGAGACCCGTAGTTCTCTGATTCCCCTCCGGTTTGCACTCTCATCGAAACACAAATCAACGATAATCTCTCACTCTCTTTACTCATTCTTCTTATTTGGATAagatctctctctatctctctctccctcATTTTCAGCAGATTCAATCCAAACCCTAACCGCTTTGATTCTGATCGCAGAATATTAATATTCTCttcaaaaaaactataaatattttgacaaaaaaCACTTTTTTACCATCACTTTTTTACTTTCTTACTCCACACCATAAATGTCAAGTTATCAATCTGTCCTTTGCCCTTAACTACTGTCACCACCACCACTTCTATACTACAAACCCTTCTCTTACTTTCCTAACAATAcgtacttaaaatacattacaAATACCTACCAAGGCCCTATAAAACGCAAGAGAAAGATAGAGAAGTGATTCTTGGTTTAGCTTTCTTGATATGGATTtttgttggaagagagagaTGGAAGGTAAACTAGCACATGACTACTTGTCGTCCACAAAGCGCCACCAACACGGCATGATGACGTCACCGCACCGTGTCTGCGTCGTCACCGGGCCGGTGATCGTAGGGGCCGGACCGTCGGGGCTAGCGACGGCGGCTTGTCTAAAGGAGAGAAACATAACTTCAGTAATACTAGAGAGATCAAATTGCATAGCTTCACTATGGCAGCTCAAGACTTACGACCGCCTCCATCTCCACCTTCCTAAGCAGTTCTGTGAGCTTCCTCTCGTACCCTTTCCCGACCACTTCCCAACTTATCCGACCAAACAGCAGTTCATCGAGTATCTCGAGGACTACGCCCGGAGGTTCGATATACGACCGGAGTTTGGTCAGACGGTTGAGTCCGCAGAGTTTGATGCGAACCTAGGGATGTGGCGCGTGGTGAGCGTTGGTGAAGAGGGCACGACGGAGTATGTTTGCCGGTGGTTGGTGGCTGCTACGGGGGAGAATGCGGAGCCGGTGGTCCCTAGGTTTGAGGGGATGGAGAAGTTTAAGGCCACGGGGGTGGTTAAGCACACGAGTCAATATAAGACCGGTGGAGATTTTGTCGGAAAAAAGGTTTTGGTCGTGGGATGTGGAAACTCCGGCATGGAGGTTTGTTTGGATCTCTGCAACTTCGGTGCTCAGCCTTCTCTCGTTGTCAGAGACGCGGTGAGtctctgttttttgtttttgttctaaGAAAAAAGTTATTGGGaggttaaattattatttttcatatgCATTTTCGATATTTTGTGGCTCTTTCATGCTTTTTAGAGTTCTTCTATGctaaaaacaaaatcacatCAAAGGGTTTTTTCATTCATGTTGATATACCCAATTCTTTTAGAGACCAGATATTATcactttcctttcttttttctttttcttttctgaacTCTTacgatttagaaaatgttttgaGTTCTTTTATCCgatattaaaacaatttttatttatttatttgattgtaCCAGATAATATTCCGTTCTACGAATATGTTTTAGGTAAATAAATAGATTTTATTCAGTTTGATAATATCcatatttgaattttattaatctgtttaattatttcaaaattttacgGGAAAATTCAAAGGATGATACCATCCTAATCTAAGATTTATTCTATCTTTTATTCCCTTGTGACTTCAAGTTCCAACAATGtgttaatatagtttttaaaaatagataaagaGGTTTACCTAATTTCTTTAATacgaaaatacaattttataatatatttggaGAATGATAACTATCAGAACATAACTTTATTGGGATTTTCACGAGCATgcgcaaataaaaatatcatagtCTCTCTATATTAGAAAACGATTTTCTCATTCGATCTTTTATTGCAATATTTACTAattatgttgttgtttttttcttaactggTGAAGGTGCACGTCCTGCCACGAGAGATGTTGGGTACTTCAACTTTTGGGCTGTCCATGTTGTTACTCAAATGGTTGCCCATCCAACTCGTTGACAGTTTCCTCTTGGTTGTTTCCCGGTTCATCCTCGGGGATACCACCCTGTTAGGACTTAACCGACCCCTGATAGGCCCATTAAAGCTCAAAAATCTCACCGGCAAAACTCCAGTTCTCGACGTTGGAACGCTTGCCAAGATCAAAACGGGAGATATCAAGGTACAGATATATCTTAATCAACCATGATACATgggtcatatatatatatatatatatatatatatatgtatatgtatatgtatgtgCTAAGAACCGGTTTACTGATTgtgatatatgatttgtttaAATGGCAAAAGGTGTGTTCCGGGATAAGAAGGTTAAAACATCATGAAGTTGAGTTCGATAACGGTAGAACGGAGAGATTTGACGCCATAATATTGGCAACTGGCTACAAAAGCAACGTACCCTCTTGGCTAAAGGTAGTCCAATAATGATAATATAGTTATTTACCTGTCTACATTATTTAATACAATGATCATTAGTACCCTATTAAAAATTCACCTCTTTTTagtaatatacatatatgtatatatatatatattaaagtcgCATTAAATGGATTTTTGAAAACCAAATAACTTTGCAGGAGAATAAAATGTTTAGTAAGAAAGATGGATTTCCAATGCAAGAGTTTCCAGAGGGATGGAGAGGGGAATGTGGGCTATATGCGGTCGGTTTCACAAAACGTGGGATCTTTGGAGCATCAATGGATGCAAAGAGAATAGCTCAAGACATATACGAGTCTTCAAGAAAATCTGGTCAACCCCATAGACATATACAAGTATTCATGGCAAGAAAATCTGATCAAGCATGTAGTAGAGTACTAGACGGTTGAGAAATGGAAGGTTTCTATCAAGAAACAACATGTTTGCAGCCGAGGTAGGGATCAAAGAAAAAAGTTGATGGTTTTTGGTTTCAAAGCAGATTTGGGGAGTTATGTAAATTAAGACTTATCTCCAGCTGCAATGCAAATTGGGGGAAGGAAAGAATGAAAAGGAAACCTAGTGAGAGTGATTGTGGTGGGAATTGATGATCATCTGCCCAAAGGAGAGGAGGGGACCCTCTCTCTTTGCATGCTTATAACCCACTTTGTAAATCTTTCTATACCTTCTTTCtatgtttctaatttttttttctttagttttcCTTAGGTAGGTATGCGCTTTGTTTTTCTTACCTTTTTAGTTCAATTTTTTTGGCTGAGTATTgtggtgagtttttttttctttttgttatataCATATCACTTGTTTGATTAAAACTCTTGTTTTTTTAACGGACATAAGAAGAGTTCAATTgttacaaaaccaaaataaaaagctTGGAAAATGTCCAATGAGTGTGTCAATGATATTTCGTTGTCGAAATGATTTCATTCCCTAGTAGAAGTATCATATAAACATGGACCACCTCCTTGTACATTCGTCAGAAATTAAGTCCTGCACATTTATCATTCTTCTGACCCGTTTTCCAATTATTGTTAGATGTACGATCTCCACATGATTtcttgtcatatttttgaattaaacTAGGTAGCTATACAGCCTATATTATACATAAATCTATACTAGCTAGATCCCATGTCAGATAGATCGTTAGGGTTAGATTCCATGATAGATTTGTTACCTTGGTCGTGTTGATACAATATTCCATGGAAAAGGTTAACAAAATCTTCATGTATGATTTGCGGTAAGCGACGTCAAACATATAATATCAAAATAAGTTCACCATGCATTTTGTCATCCAAATTAtaacaaattattttatgtgAACCATACGACTTTGCATGTATTTTTCCCATAGAAAATCGTAACTGGTGATATAATAAATCGTTAGAAATATCCAACCTGGTCTAACAAAATTGTTTATTTGATCTAAAGCAAATTAGATGGATCATATTTATAGGGGTGACTATTTTTCCACGAAAACTATCATATAGCATCAGATGTCCACCAAACTATGACTTCGTTCTAAATCTctctaaattaaaaattacaaatctATTTTTCCCCGAGTCGATAGTTCGAAATGTAGTTATCCATAGACCATGGTTTTAATTGGTTTGCTGTTAACCAAACAATTTTACTAGCTAAACCAAACATTTTTAAcaactaaaccaaaaaaaaatatcagaccCAACTATCTAACAGTTCCGACCCCtttacatcttcttcttcacccgAGGAGCGAGAGATCAATTCCTCCTCCTTCACCATCCACAACATTGATATCTATCTGAGAGGAAATATTTGAAGGTTTGAGAGGAAGATATTGGTCTAAAATTTGAAGGTTTGATATCTTTTTATGATGGTGTATTGTTTATGTCATCGAGATCTGATATATTTTAGAGTTGCGGATCAAGTGTTTCTAATTTCATCTGAATTTTGATTGTTTAAGGATATATCAAAAGTTTTCTCTAATCTGTAAAGAAAACAAGTGGAGGAAGAGTGCCATCATCTCTTGCTCGTTGGGAGAAGAAGACATTAACGGTTCAGGTTtggtttttcttttccttttttgtttAGTTGGTTAAAAATGTTTGGTTTAGTTGGTTAAATTGCTTGGTAAACAGTAAACCAGTTAAAACCGTAAAATTTCAAACTATCGATTCAAGGAAAAATAagtttgtaatttttaattcaGGAAGATTTAGAACGAGGTCATAGTTTGGTAGACATTTGATACTATATGATAGTTCTCGTGGAGAAATAGCACGTTTACCCTATTTagtgattttaataaaaaaattatcagcTGCATATATGTTAGTATCAGCATTGTTTGTTagtaattttatcaaatatCAACTATTGAATAACATTTTCAAGGTGATTCAATATTGGTTCTTAATTGGTACCAACAAATTCTTAGTAACTTCACCACAAACTATAAGCGTTTGGCCACAAAAAATTGAGACATATGAGAATCAGGTttaacagaagaagaaaaaataaaacaggACTGTTTCTATTTCTTCGTATAGTCTTTGGACCATTAACCATGTGGTTGTCCTTAAAAGCATGTGATTAGAGAATGTACACTCACCTTAGAACCCTGTGGGTTCATTGTCTGGATTTTCATGGGTTGTGAATGTTTTACTGGCCGGTAACTAGTTCAAATCTAGAAGACTAAACTGtgtttcatttatataataaagcTTTAATAAGAGATTAAATTCTAACATACATAAGGGAAAagggaaaaaatggaataaggATCTTTCAGAAATTTACTTTTGTAAAAGGCACTCAAGTAACAAGCTGGAGCCCTACACTTTTGCCAAGCTGTTGGGGAAATTTTAGGAAACAATATCAGAGATTCAGATCCCAAATCAAatctttcaattttatttttgtcaacatCAAATCATTAAATCGAAACATCTccttttatcttaattttttttatgaagtaATTAGTAGTGGCTGACTCCAAGAAGGCAAACATATTGCATGTATCTTGCAGTTCCAAGTCCCACATTTTTAACAGAAGAAGCACTTGCTTCTTTCAAAGCATGTTTCTGCTTTTTTctgaagttctttttttttctttaatttttccttttttagttGGTGCTTTTTATTGGCTCTGAATTATATAGTTGGCTTGTCAGCCAAATTATGTTGGAAAGTGGTGCTCTTCGACAGTAAACGGTATAGATGATTGCGTCCATAACTTATTCATATATGACTTGGAAAATCAGAATATGTCTGACGATATTTTCATGCACTATACAAATGAACTATTCTATATTCTACCTTACACAGACAATTTTTTTCCATTCATTTCTAGTTTACTTCACAGATTAAATTTCAGTTGAAAAGTCGATCCGTTAAAGAGATCCTTTATTTTCGACTACATTGCAATTGCATGAATATATAGTTCGTACTAACTCTCTAAGTTGACATTGTCATCTTTTTTTAACAGACTCCATGTTACAAAAACAGTCC comes from Brassica rapa cultivar Chiifu-401-42 chromosome A02, CAAS_Brap_v3.01, whole genome shotgun sequence and encodes:
- the LOC103854740 gene encoding indole-3-pyruvate monooxygenase YUCCA6, with amino-acid sequence MDFCWKREMEGKLAHDYLSSTKRHQHGMMTSPHRVCVVTGPVIVGAGPSGLATAACLKERNITSVILERSNCIASLWQLKTYDRLHLHLPKQFCELPLVPFPDHFPTYPTKQQFIEYLEDYARRFDIRPEFGQTVESAEFDANLGMWRVVSVGEEGTTEYVCRWLVAATGENAEPVVPRFEGMEKFKATGVVKHTSQYKTGGDFVGKKVLVVGCGNSGMEVCLDLCNFGAQPSLVVRDAVHVLPREMLGTSTFGLSMLLLKWLPIQLVDSFLLVVSRFILGDTTLLGLNRPLIGPLKLKNLTGKTPVLDVGTLAKIKTGDIKVCSGIRRLKHHEVEFDNGRTERFDAIILATGYKSNVPSWLKENKMFSKKDGFPMQEFPEGWRGECGLYAVGFTKRGIFGASMDAKRIAQDIYESSRKSGQPHRHIQVFMARKSDQACSRVLDG